Proteins encoded by one window of Astatotilapia calliptera chromosome 13, fAstCal1.2, whole genome shotgun sequence:
- the fgfbp3 gene encoding fibroblast growth factor-binding protein 2, which yields MSALPCCVLVLLLFVPILTEAKRQPGQEKPDKPRQPPPSPQPAKRPRNRSVPGSGELTTKEGHRCVWQTSGEGLVSLLVNCSIEAQGDLQRYWCRYAGKPDLCQAYGVKSSQYWKQLVGKLKKRQNACEGEKVLKAKTCKKAPGEAHMKLAQRNGEDDKKGGKEGGKKKPAGKSVGGGRMDKRKKKEEEAEEKKKRREERTEAEDEEGMQSDMEPVQAYCSEGWQSVCSFFVKFFEG from the exons ATGAGTGCCCTGCCATGTTgtgtcctcgtcctcctcctatTCGTCCCCATCCTCACTGAAGCCAAACGCCAACCAGGGCAGGAGAAGCCTGACAAACCCCGTCAGCCTCCTCCATCACCTCAACCGGCCAAGAGACCCAGAAATCGCTCCGTGCCAGGCTCCGGAGAGCTGACCACCAAGGAGGGGCATCGCTGTGTTTGGCAGACATCGGGTGAAGGTCTGGTGAGCCTGCTGGTGAACTGCAGCATTGAAGCACAAGGAGACCTGCAAAG GTATTGGTGTCGTTACGCTGGTAAACCAGACCTCTGCCAGGCCTATGGGGTGAAGTCCAGCCAGTACTGGAAGCAGCTGGTGGGAAAGCTGAAGAAAAGGCAGAATGCCTGCGAAGGGGAAAAAGTCCTGAAGGCCAAAACCTGCAAGAAGGCGCCCGGAGAGGCCCACATGAAGCTCGCTCAGCGCAACGGGGAAGACGACAAgaagggagggaaggaaggagggaAGAAGAAACCAGCTGGTAAGAGTGTAGGAGGAGGAAGGATGgacaaaaggaagaagaaggaagaggaggcagaggagaagaagaagaggagggaggaaagGACTGAGGCCGAGGATGAGGAGGGAATGCAGAGTGACATGGAGCCGGTGCAGGCTTACTGCAGCGAGGGCTGGCAATCGGTCTGCTCTTTCTTTGTCAAGTTCTTTGAAGGCTGA